GATCTCGAAAAGCATTCCTCTGAAAACTTCTCCTCTCCCATTTACATTCTTgcttataaaagaaaaaaagatggcAGATGCAGTGGTGAATTTTCTGGCGGAGAACCTATTGCAGCTATTAACTGAAAATATAAAGCTAATTGGAGGTGCAAAGGGAGAGTTGGAAAATCTGCTGGATGAAGTTAAAAACTTAAAAGCATTCCTAGACGATGCTGTGAAATACCACAGCAATAGCAATCAGTGGAAAAGGTTGGTGGAGGAGATTCAAAAAACGGTACATAAAGCTGAGGATGCCATTGATAAGTTCCTGGTTCAGGCGAAGCTGCacaaagagaaaaataaagtggGAAGATTCTTCCATGTGAGCCATCTCGCTACAGTCAGGAATCTTGCCGCTGAGATCAACGGCATCCTTGGGCAGGTGAAGGAACTTCGCAAAACCAATCAAGCTCTTCAGGCCCGCCCAATTGTTGAGCTACCTAAAAAAGGTTCCCAGGAGGTAACGCAGGTATGCCTGAAACCCAAAAAGCTTTTtcatttcttatttctttttcccTCTATCTGGTAGTTGTATGTGCAAGGGCGACCCAATAAAATTGATGGTCTAAAGCCAATTCTCTACAAAGGGCTTTAAACTTAATTAATTAAACTGAGACAGAGGACTTACTTTCTAATGTATAGATCAATTAAACGAGACAAAAAGAGATAGCAGGAAAAATATGTGAAATTGTTAGGAGAAAAGAACGAATGCACGCGAATGAGGAAAAATCAGAACCTAAAAGTGGTTGATGATAGAAAAATTTACCATACTTTACATACTCATCCGGTgtggttgttttttttttttaaatttaattttttggtatttatgtatttattttatttaattgagATAGGTTTGAAGGTTGATGAAAGTTGTTATCTGATCTGTTAATGGATAAGAGAGTGTTATAATTCCAAACCCATTTGAAATTATAGGACTGAAAAAATAAGTACTTAAAAGTTTCCTTTTTGAGTCATTAGTCCAGTGATCTGATGCTTTTCATGGTTTGAGTTAATGTGTAGCTACAGATTAATATTAAATGGGTGTTTGATGTAATAATATGGAACTCAAGATAAAAAGAAACTCTTAAATCCAAAATCTGACTACGAAATCATTGCATCCAAAGCCTATCTATTCAAATTAGTGACCAATGCATCACACACAGACAAGTGTTTAAGTGATATGTTTAGTGATCGTGTAAAAAGCCGAATATATAGAGTGATTAAATCACAACTAATATATTTAAAGGtagctaataaatagtaaatgagacaataataaaatgaacaccagaaattaacgaggttcggcaaaatttaatttttgcctagtcctcggacacaatcaactcaaatttatttcactccaaaaatacaagtgaaatactacaagagagaaagaagattcaaatgccttaggagataagaaggcaagtgagagatgtttacaaataaacaaaaccCTTGCTATTTATAGAAGAGAAATGGccttaataatgtcatgcatgacatcatattaagtgtgaacatgcaatgtaaatgcatgaaaaatgcatctaccaatttcttcctaaaaggaggcttcaaatgttcacactacttcacattaatcttgtcaaaattcaacaaatctctACCTTGGCAAGACTCCACTTTTGCAATTTTCTCTTACtgataaattttgattgtgtcttcaactccaatcttcaaagttcaacaatgttgatcaagttTAAACAATGTTAATTGTGTCTTCAACTCCAATCTTCaaagttcaacaatgttgatcaagtttaaacaatgttgaaacttgatcgcagtcactACTTTTGTTAGCATATCGGCAGGGTTGTCTGTAGTCCGAATTTTCTGCaccatgactccaccttcttctataatATCTCGTACAAAGTGAtatcgaacatcaatgtgcttcgtccttgcatgataaacttggttctttgctaattggatagcactctgactatcacaaaATAGTGTGATGTTTTCTTGACCAATACCAAGATCTCTAAGCAActcttgaagccaaattgcctcctttacAGCCTTCGTaattgccatgtactctgcctcagtAATAGACAAAGCAAccgttgactgcaaagtagacttccaactaactggtgcattTGCAATAGTGaaaacataaccagtagttgatctacgCTTGTCCAAATCACCCGCATAAtccgagtcacaatatccaaccagATACTGActatcttcctgctcaaaaatcaatccaacATCTACAATATTAcaaatataccgtagaatccatttcacaaCTTGCCAATTTTCCTTTCCTGGATCATGCATATACCTGCTTACAACTCCGATAGCATGTGAAATATCAggtcttgtgcaaaccattgcatacatcaagctaccaacggcATTCGCATATGACACTCTTGACATATACTCTTATTCAGCTTCATTCTTCGGCGACATAGCAGCACTAAGCTTAAAGTGAGGAGCAAGAGGAGTGCTAACCAACTTCGTGTTCTCATTCATGCCAAATCGATCTATTACTTTCTTCaagtattctttctgagatagatagagtttctttgaatgtctatctctttttatctccatgccaagaattttctttgcctcacctaaatccttcatctcaaactcctttcttagttgaatcttcaacttctcaATTTCCTCTTGActtttggaagctatcaacatattaTCAacgtataggagaagatatatgaAGGATCCATCttcaagcttgcgcaaatacacacaatgatcgtatttgcttcttttGTACTtctgccgcaacataaacttatcaaatcgtttgtaccattgtctagaagattatttcaatccgtacaatgatttttcaagtttgcacaccatattttccttttcagcaactttgaatccttctggctgagtcatataGATTTCCTCTTCCAAGtctccatgtaaaaatgcagtttttacatctaACTGAACTAGTTCTAAattcaactgtgctaccaaagccaacaaaaCTCTAATGGAGGAGTGTTTCAGGACTGGAGAAAACAcctcattgtaatcaattccctccttttgagcgtaacctttggccaccaatcttgctttgtagcgaacatcttcttggttaggaaatccttctttctttgcaaatatccatttgcacccaattgctttcttgccCTTCGGGAAATTGGCTAATTTCCATGTGcaattctgatgaagggactatatttcttcattcatggcaatcctccacttatgttcttctgaactttggactgcatctttataagtggtaggaacaccatAGGCTACAATTGAGGCTGCACAAgccaccgtctctatgagacgaacaagtttctttattgttctttttggcttgctggttgctattgattcaagttgttgttggggttcctgagttggaatctcccctTCCACTGACTCTACTTCCAGGGGAAAATCTTCTATTGTTTCCTCGTTTTCTCCCTATGTtgggaaaattaattttttctcaaactccacctgctttgaaGCACCAtcagtttgtttgacatcttcaaaTGTCACCTTATCTATTAtggcaaattcatcaaaggtaacatctgtGCTGAATATAACTTTTCTTGTCTCTGGACACCATAATCGGTATCCTTTGACTctagaagtaatccccataaatatagcTTTCTTTGCCCTcagatccaattttgactctttcacatgataatatgcaattgagccaaacacaTGTAAAAACTTATAATCttcagcaggttttccataccattttccAAATGGTGTCTTGCCTCCAATAGcggcagatggtagacgattaataaGGTGGCATGCATATATTATTGCCTCAGCcaaaaattctttgcccaagccagcattggacaacatacaccgaaTCTTCTCCAGCAAAGTCCGGTTCAtgcgttctgccactccattctgttgtggtgtatttcTGACGGTGAAATGTCTCAAAATGCCATCATCTTCACAAATCTTATTGTaaagatcatttttgtattctccaccgTTATCTATGCGAAGACACTTTATCTTTCTGCCTGTTTGAGTCTCTATCATcgccttccatttgagaaaaattcccagcacctCATCTTTGATTTTCATAGTATACACCTACACTCTCCGGGAAAAGTCATcaataaaggttacaaaatagtgtttcccacctaatgaaggtgttttggaagcacCCCAAATATTAGAGTGAACATAATCCAAAATACTTTTAGTATTACGGATTGCTgttccaaatttaacccttgtttgtttccccttgacacaatgctcacaaaactccaaattgcaagtctttactctttttaacaatccttgatctgataaaatctttaaggattttcctccagcatgtcccaagcgcatatGCCATAGCTTGGTTGTTTCTGCCTccttgtcatcactggatgtcactgttgctatcccaataactgtactaccgcgATAGTGGTACATGTTATTATTTCGCCGGATttccttcattaccactagtgcaccagagCATATTCTCATTATCCCATTTTCTGCAACGACTTTGAGCCCCTTTGACTCTAGGGCTCCTACagaaatgagatttttcttcaattccggtacgtatcgaacatctgttaatgttctgatcaatccatcatggttccttaatcggaTTGAACCAATACCATATGCGGTAAGAGGATTGTTATTTGCTGTGTGAATAACTCCacattctccttcttgaaaatcaacgaaccagtccttgttgggacacatatgatagctacaagctgaATCCATCAGCCATATGTCAGATGGTTTGAATGGCTCAGTTGTAACTAGCGAGAAATCAGAGTcgtcacaatcagctacatttgaatccatgacAGCCTTTCCATTGTTAGGTTTGGCCTTGTTTTTCAACtttggacagtctttcttccaatGCCCTTTTTCTCggcaaaaggcacattcatctttgctgggtctggatcttgacttggatcttcctttcTTCGTTCTCATATGATTTTGAGAACGACCTCTCAcgaccagtgcttctccttctccatttttttgtttttttctctttctttgttcatagctgtacaaagcagAACAAACTTCTTTGAGAGACACTTCATCATTCCCATGAAGTAGAGTAGTTTcgaggtgctcgtactcatcgggAAGTGAACTTAATAACATTAAGGCCATATCTCCATTACTAAAAGTCACGTCCATATTCTGCAAATCTGTCGCCAACTTATTAAAGCTGGTAATATGATCATTCATTGTAGTACCAGGAACATATGTGAAGCGCAACAGTCTTTTTTTCatgtaaagtttatttttactttttttcttcaagaatttattcTCCAATGCATTCcacaatttacttgcagaagtttatTTTGTGTATGGATACTTCTGTTCTCTTGCGAGGTAAGATCGAATGGTACCAAAAATATTGCGGTTGATAATCTTCCAATCTCCTTCTCCGATATTGTCTGGTCTATTTTCTTCTATGACaatatctagcccttgttgaaaaaggacatcaagAACCTCAGCTTGCCACATCCcgaaatgtcctgacccgtcaaatatttcaactgcaaatttcgcatttgacataattcttgtcataagcgaaaaTGCCAACGACGTATTATTGACACCCGATGTGGACTCTTCATTTTTATTATCTCCTATTTTGCTATAGATACTATTTATTTGCTGACAGTACAGAACaccaaagtaattcttttctgatgtggaagttcagactatgctgcaaccacagagcatactaagatagaaccttggctctgataccaattgttgcggaagccgaatatagagagagtgattaaatcacaactactatatctaaaggtagctaataaatagtaaatgagacaataataaaatgaacaccagaaattaacgaggttcggcaaaatttattttttgcctagtcctcggacacaatcaactcaaatttatttcactccaaaaatacaagtgaaatactacaagagagaaagaagattcaaatgccttaggagataagaaggcaagtgagagatGTTTACAAATGAACAAAACCCTTGCTATTTATAGTAGAGAAATGAccttaataatgtcatgcatgacatcatattaagtgtgaacatgcaatgtaaatgcatgaaaaGTGCATCTACCAATTTCTTCCTAAAAGGAGGCTTCAAATGTTCACACTAGTTCACATTAATCTTGTCAAAATTCAACAAAAAGATTTACAGAATCATGAAAATGTTAGATAAACTCGATGTAACAAGTATTATTTGATAATACAGTAAATAATATGTTTGGAATAAATACCGTATATAACTTATTGTACCATGAGGTTTGGAATTGTAACACCTATCCTTTCCTTGAGAAGATTATTCACTCTGTTTCTGATATGTTCCATTTTTATTATCTTGTAAAGGGTCCTTCTTTGGAGGATGATGAAGTTGTCGGCTTTGATGAGGAAgcgaacaaaatgatcaagcgaCTTGTTGAAGGATCAGAGGATCTAGATATTATTCCAGTGGTGGGTATGCCGGGACTTGGAAAAACCACACTAGCAAGAAAAATCTTCAATGATCCGcaaatttcatatgaatttttcGGCGTCTATTGGGTTTACGTCGGCCAATCTTACAAAATAAAGGATGTTTTTCTTAATATTCTCAAATTCTTCACAAGACGCACCGAAGATTATCAGCATGAGGATGAGAACACATTAGCTAAGGTGATAGCCGGTTTTATCAAGAAAGGAGGTAGATGTCTCATTTGTTTAGATGATGTTTGGGAAACAAAAGTCATTGATTATGTAAAGAAAGTTTTCCCAGAAAACGAAAAGGGGCATCGAGTCATGATGACAACGCGTGACAAAGTTCTGTCTACTTATGCCAATCCAGATCCTCACGATCTGAAATTTTTGACTCCAAAAGAAAGTTTTGAGTTGTTGGTAAAGAGAGTTTTTGGCAAGAAAAGTTGTCCTAATGATTTAGTAGGACATGGAGAAAGCATTGCACGAAAATGTGGTGGAGTACCACTTGCAGTAGTGGTTATTGCAGGAGCATTAAGAGGTCGTCCGAACACAAGTGATTGGATAAGAGTTGAGAAAAATGTGCCTCAGCATCTTTATGGGAATAACGAAGAGAGCTGCTTGAAATTTGTGGAGATGAGTTATGATCGTTTGCCCCAAGAAATGCAGACGTGCTTCCTGTATTGTGGTGTCTTTCCTCGAGGCTTTGATATCCCTTCTTGGAAAGTGATTCGCTTGTGGATAGCGGAGGGGTTGATAAAACCGCAGGAATCGTACACTCTGGAGGAGATAGCAGAGTTTTATTTGAACGATCTTATCAATAGAAATTTAGTGATATTGCAGCGAAAGAGGTCTGATGGTCAAATAAAAACTTGTCGTCTTCACGATATGTTGCATCAGTTCTGCAAAAAGGAGGCTAGTAACAAATGGCTTTTTCAAGAAGTCAGTCTAACACCTGATCAAGCTATTCCTATTGAAGACCCAAATAAATCTCGTCGATTGTGCATTCAACCCTCTAATCTGAAAGACTTTCTCTCCAAGAAACCTTCTACGGAGCATGTTAGATCTTTCTATTGTTTTTcctcaaaagaaaaacaattcAACGGGTTGACTCCAAATGACATAAAACTCATCCACAAAGCATTTCCGCTTGTCAGGGTCTTGGACGTTGAATGCCTCAAGTTTCTCTTCTCTAAGGATTTTAACCAGTTATTTCATTTGAGATATATTGCTATCTCAGGTGACTTCAATGCCATTCCTTTGACCTTTGGTAAATTTTGGAATTTACAAACTCTTATTCTTAATACAAGTACCTCAGAGTCCACCCTTGATGTAAAAGCAGACATATGGAACATGTTACAGTTGAGGCATCTTCACACCAACATACCTGCAAAATTGCAACCCCCTACTGCAACGACATCAGGTAAAGCTTCTTCTCTACAAACTCTTTGTATGGTTGCACCAGAAAGTTGTGAGAAAGAAGTGCTCGCAAAGGCTTGTCATCTGAAAAAATTGAGCATTCGAGGACAAATGGCGGCTTTTCTTGGTGCTTACAAGGGTGGAATCAACAATCTTGTAGAGCTTAAGTGCCTGGAACAATTGAATTTGTTGAATGATGTTCTTTACATGAATAAAGCACCTCACCTCCCTCCAACATTCTCCCAACTTGTACGTACCGTGAAGAAGTTAACTTTGACAAACACAAGGTTTGCTTGGAGTGAGGCAGATAAATTGGGGAAGTTGGAATCCCTTGAGGTTCTAAAGTTTAAAGAAAACGCATTCGCTGGTGATTCCTGGAAGCCAAAGACAGGATTTAGCGCACTCCAGGTCTTGTGGATTGAAAGATCAGAGTTAGAATCTTGGGTGGCTTCAGATATTAACTTCCCCGTGCTTAGGCACCTTGTTCTTATCTCCTGTGATAAGCTCGAAGCTGTGCCACTTGAGCTGGCTAATATACCTAACCTTCAAGAGATGAGGCTGGAGAATACAAGCAAAGTGGTCAAATCTGCAAAAGAAATACAGGAAAGGAAGACATCTAAAAGCATCAAATTCAACTTCACCATATTCCCTCCTGAAGCTGGATCCAAGGCCACAAAATGATTTGAAAGGTCAGTCGAATTTATTTGTATTAAAATGATTAAATCTCTATGATAGTCTTCATTAAACTTTTGTTTGCACGACTACATTCTTTTCCAGCTGGCATATATTTTCCGTGACTGCATCTATCTCATTTAGTAGAATGCCTGTGTAAGACTGTATCTTTTGTAATTTATTCGCATTCTTCTAATATAGCAATTCGTGAAAGACTATTTCTTTCAACTTACATTCTGAATGCACTCTGCTTTTACTTATACGAACAGATCGACCATGATTCAGAATAGAAAATACCATTCTTTTTATTCTAGTGTAGATGGACTTCTATGGTACTATTATAGTAGATGGATTACTGTGAATGATTTAGTGGTTTCTTTCGAACTTATTTGCACCAGTTTTCCTCCTTTCTGCAGGGAAGAATCAGGACATTGACCTTTCTGGGAGCCTGGGTCATGGATATGGTGTCACCGCATTTCATGTTTTCTGCAGTCCGTTCATCTGATGAGATTGTTTCAATAAAGGAAGCCTGTTTGTCTTTTGTATAGTCAAGCATTCGAAAATGAGTCTGTCTCCATGATTTTGGAGAAATGTTTAAATAAATGCGCTCCACTGTCGGCTTGAACAATCCTTACTCGGTCTGTTGTATTTCGAGGTCCTAATCATGGTGGAGTGTTTTCTTTCTGAGTTGTAAAATTACTGTTTGCCTGTTTCCAGTT
The nucleotide sequence above comes from Nicotiana tabacum cultivar K326 chromosome 12, ASM71507v2, whole genome shotgun sequence. Encoded proteins:
- the LOC107783693 gene encoding putative late blight resistance protein homolog R1A-3: MADAVVNFLAENLLQLLTENIKLIGGAKGELENLLDEVKNLKAFLDDAVKYHSNSNQWKRLVEEIQKTVHKAEDAIDKFLVQAKLHKEKNKVGRFFHVSHLATVRNLAAEINGILGQVKELRKTNQALQARPIVELPKKGSQEVTQGPSLEDDEVVGFDEEANKMIKRLVEGSEDLDIIPVVGMPGLGKTTLARKIFNDPQISYEFFGVYWVYVGQSYKIKDVFLNILKFFTRRTEDYQHEDENTLAKVIAGFIKKGGRCLICLDDVWETKVIDYVKKVFPENEKGHRVMMTTRDKVLSTYANPDPHDLKFLTPKESFELLVKRVFGKKSCPNDLVGHGESIARKCGGVPLAVVVIAGALRGRPNTSDWIRVEKNVPQHLYGNNEESCLKFVEMSYDRLPQEMQTCFLYCGVFPRGFDIPSWKVIRLWIAEGLIKPQESYTLEEIAEFYLNDLINRNLVILQRKRSDGQIKTCRLHDMLHQFCKKEASNKWLFQEVSLTPDQAIPIEDPNKSRRLCIQPSNLKDFLSKKPSTEHVRSFYCFSSKEKQFNGLTPNDIKLIHKAFPLVRVLDVECLKFLFSKDFNQLFHLRYIAISGDFNAIPLTFGKFWNLQTLILNTSTSESTLDVKADIWNMLQLRHLHTNIPAKLQPPTATTSGKASSLQTLCMVAPESCEKEVLAKACHLKKLSIRGQMAAFLGAYKGGINNLVELKCLEQLNLLNDVLYMNKAPHLPPTFSQLVRTVKKLTLTNTRFAWSEADKLGKLESLEVLKFKENAFAGDSWKPKTGFSALQVLWIERSELESWVASDINFPVLRHLVLISCDKLEAVPLELANIPNLQEMRLENTSKVVKSAKEIQERKTSKSIKFNFTIFPPEAGSKATK